From Microcaecilia unicolor chromosome 11, aMicUni1.1, whole genome shotgun sequence, the proteins below share one genomic window:
- the FAM216A gene encoding protein FAM216A isoform X1 — MKKQVTFIAQDDRSLKVCKGQTWQCPAEKRLTTTRLAGYHHYQNQKYTAPASMTGKPDKFEDKKESRTISSHIAQVKTIHIPKTTTAAPFLKHPDLTLGQKRYLWSIARIYSTSFMRTCIKRQYTTLSHHQKQLGAPRCTGLNTSQENQAKPESSQRQHTWIKRKKTSQSAKPTLTPISSAHSPSARDGKLNFPHKQRLKPGALPRTENKSHRIQQSSRDREPLKQLVSAHQSASGESEQKTEDELMSESLNSISIEAD, encoded by the exons ATGAAAAAACAAGTCACGTTCATTGCACAGGATGACAGGAGCCTGAAAGTCTGCAAAGGACAGACTTGGCAGTGCCCAGCTGAAAAGCGCTTAACAACAACCAG ATTAGCTGGGTACCATCATTACCAGAACCAAAAATATACTG CCCCTGCAAGTATGACTGGCAAACCTGATAAATTTGAGGACAAGAAGGAGTCTAGAACAATCTCATCTCATATTGCACAAGTCAAAACAATTCACATCCCCAAGACCACAACGGCAGCACCGTTTCTAAAG CATCCAGACCTTACCCTAGGACAAAAGAGATATCTCTGGAGCATTGCCAGAATCTACAGCACCAGCTTCATGCGGACATGTATAAAAAGACAGTACACGACTTTATCTCATCACCAGAAACAACTTGGAGCACCGAGATGTACTG GTCTCAATACATCCCAGGAAAATCAGGCCAAGCCAGAGTCTTCGCAAAGGCAACACACCTGGATTAAAAGGAAGAAAACTTCACAAAGTGCGAAACCAACTCTTACCCCCATTTCCTCTGCGCATTCACCGAGTGCAAGGGATGGAAAATTAAACTTTCCACACAAGCAAAG GCTAAAGCCAGGAGCTTTACCTAGAACAGAAAATAAATCACATCGAATTCAACAGTCCTCGAGAGATAGAGAACCTCTTAAACAGCTGG TTTCTGCTCATCAGTCTGCATCCGGTGAAAGTGAACAAAAGACAGAGGATGAGTTGATGAGTGAATCTCTGAATTCCATATCAATAGAAGCTGATTAA
- the FAM216A gene encoding protein FAM216A isoform X2, which translates to MRLSCSADEGKPMLFILPRLAGYHHYQNQKYTAPASMTGKPDKFEDKKESRTISSHIAQVKTIHIPKTTTAAPFLKHPDLTLGQKRYLWSIARIYSTSFMRTCIKRQYTTLSHHQKQLGAPRCTGLNTSQENQAKPESSQRQHTWIKRKKTSQSAKPTLTPISSAHSPSARDGKLNFPHKQRLKPGALPRTENKSHRIQQSSRDREPLKQLVSAHQSASGESEQKTEDELMSESLNSISIEAD; encoded by the exons ATGCGCTTGTCGTGCTCAGCTGATGAAGGCAAGCCGATGTTATTTATACTGCCCAG ATTAGCTGGGTACCATCATTACCAGAACCAAAAATATACTG CCCCTGCAAGTATGACTGGCAAACCTGATAAATTTGAGGACAAGAAGGAGTCTAGAACAATCTCATCTCATATTGCACAAGTCAAAACAATTCACATCCCCAAGACCACAACGGCAGCACCGTTTCTAAAG CATCCAGACCTTACCCTAGGACAAAAGAGATATCTCTGGAGCATTGCCAGAATCTACAGCACCAGCTTCATGCGGACATGTATAAAAAGACAGTACACGACTTTATCTCATCACCAGAAACAACTTGGAGCACCGAGATGTACTG GTCTCAATACATCCCAGGAAAATCAGGCCAAGCCAGAGTCTTCGCAAAGGCAACACACCTGGATTAAAAGGAAGAAAACTTCACAAAGTGCGAAACCAACTCTTACCCCCATTTCCTCTGCGCATTCACCGAGTGCAAGGGATGGAAAATTAAACTTTCCACACAAGCAAAG GCTAAAGCCAGGAGCTTTACCTAGAACAGAAAATAAATCACATCGAATTCAACAGTCCTCGAGAGATAGAGAACCTCTTAAACAGCTGG TTTCTGCTCATCAGTCTGCATCCGGTGAAAGTGAACAAAAGACAGAGGATGAGTTGATGAGTGAATCTCTGAATTCCATATCAATAGAAGCTGATTAA